A single region of the Raphanus sativus cultivar WK10039 chromosome 1, ASM80110v3, whole genome shotgun sequence genome encodes:
- the LOC130504540 gene encoding uncharacterized protein LOC130504540, with product MLLTADKRYGSGRRFMNARKTVVFCTSHMPGRSNIDHAAVKRIMKLRDKASRKSKKLGSSSKEEDAAPNDQVQSQVLGSSSKEKDAAPNDQVQSQMLHLSLQEEEDVF from the exons ATGCTGCTAACAGCTGATAAACGTTATGGTTCCGGTAGGCGTTTCATGAATGCGCGTAAGACAGTGGTCTTTTGTACTTCTCATATGCCAGGGCGCAGCAATATTGATCATGCTGCGGTGAAG AGAATCATGAAGCTCCGGGATAAGGCATCAAG AAAAAGTAAGAAGCTCGGATCAAgttcaaaagaagaagatgctGCTCCTAATGATCAAGTCCAAAGCCAAGTCCTCGGATcaagttcaaaagaaaaagatgctGCTCCTAATGATCAAGTCCAAAGCCAAATGCTCCACCTAAGtctgcaagaagaagaagatgttttTTAA
- the LOC108829697 gene encoding polyadenylate-binding protein-interacting protein 8: MAAITETLVTDDVGEGIEKKSLVTTDSKPESESKPEPESDQMKKLEALFKKLNPEAKEFIPSYKKHYQSLSSDDFAITTKKQSSGEEFNKKDGCKRRNDYNQGRKVRLAGRAYKAQREDSIRRTVYVSDIDQSVTEEVLAGLFSSYGQVVDCRICGDPHSVLRFAFVEFSDDQGARAALSVGGTVIGYHPVRVLPSKTAILPVNPTFLPRVNDEREKCTRTIYCTNVDKNATEDDVRTFFESACGEVTRIRLLGDQLHSTRIAFVEFAVAESAVAALNCSGVVLGSQPIRVSPSKTPVRSGFSRSPSTN; the protein is encoded by the exons ATGGCCGCGATCACTGAGACCCTAGTCACTGATGATGTTGGTGAGGGAATTGAGAAGAAGAGCTTGGTGACGACTGATTCTAAACCGGAATCTGAATCCAAACCTGAACCGGAGTCTGATCAAATGAAGAAGCTGGAGGCTTTGTTCAAGAAACTGAACCCTGAAGCTAAAGAGTTTATCCCTTCTTACAAGAAGCATTATCAGTCTCTGTCTTCTGATGATTTTGCCATCACTACTAAGAAGCAATCTAGTGGTGAAGAATTCAACAAAAAAGATGGCTGCaag AGAAGAAACGATTATAACCAAGGGAGGAAAGTTAGGTTAGCTGGAAGAGCTTACAAGGCTCAAAGAGAGGATAGTATTAGAAGAACAGTCTATGTCTCCGACATTGATCAGAGT GTAACTGAGGAAGTCTTAGCTGGCTTGTTCAGCAGCTATGGACAa GTTGTTGATTGTCGTATCTGTGGAGATCCACATTCAGTTCTTCGCTTTGCCTTTGTTGAGTTCTCTGATGACC AAGGTGCAAGAGCTGCTTTAAGTGTGGGTGGAACAGTTATCGGTTATCACCCGGTTAGAGTCTTGCCTTCAAAGACTGCTATTCTTCCAGTGAATCCCACATTTCTCCCCAGggtaaa TGATGAAAGGGAGAAGTGTACAAGAACCATCTACTGCACTAATGTCGACAAGAAT GCCACTGAAGATGATGTCAGAACCTTCTTTGAGTCTGCCTGCGGTGAG GTTACTCGCATAAGGCTTCTTGGCGATCAGTTGCATTCTACTCGCATAGCTTTTGTTGAATTTGCcgtg GCAGAGAGTGCAGTTGCAGCACTCAACTGCAGCGGAGTAGTCTTAGGATCTCAGCCCATAAG GGTAAGTCCGTCAAAGACACCAGTGAGATCAGGATTCAGTCGATCACCATCCACAAACTAG
- the LOC108813879 gene encoding LOW QUALITY PROTEIN: uncharacterized protein LOC108813879 (The sequence of the model RefSeq protein was modified relative to this genomic sequence to represent the inferred CDS: inserted 1 base in 1 codon), with amino-acid sequence MRGAIGRRLSNPNNGFSIASIVKHSPFLTQSTSHFSSSSSSDGGPAGRGRGRGGGSGFPVAGNGQFGFNREPERASEPFGQGRGSSESQSQSQPPGGYGHGRGRPIQSDPISTPFVRPDSHSAGGRGRGSLGSGPVVSPFAPEPPRHPDPPQPHQPRFEPQQPRFAPPQQQQPRFEQAKDDFQGSPPFAKLEATKDATLSPPPESNNISNALGSGAGRGTPFVRSAPSPQNQDNRHIGRPQHQQRQKRVQPTRDEAPRPQLSPEEAGRRARSQLSRGEAEGGGGGGGGGGVRGRGGGRGRGRGARGRGRGRGGDGWRDDKKDEEAEQEALSVFVGDSADGEKFAKKMGDEIMAKLAEGYEDICERALPSTAHDALVDAYDTNLMIECEPEYLMPDFGSNPDIDEKPPMSLRECLEKVKPFIVAYEGIKDQEEWEEAIGEAMSQAPNMKEIVDHYSGPDRXTAKKQNEELDRIATTLPQSAPDSVKRFADRVALSLKSNPGWGFDKKYQFMDKLVLEVSQNYK; translated from the exons ATGAGAGGAGCTATCGGAAGAAGATTGTCGAACCCTAACAATGGCTTTAGCATTGCCTCCATAGTCAAGCACTCCCCATTTCTCACCCAATCCACATCTCATTTCTCCTCGTCTTCCTCCTCCGACGGCGGCCCTGCTGGCCGTGGCCGTGGACGCGGCGGCGGTTCCGGATTCCCCGTCGCTGGAAATGGACAGTTCGGTTTCAATCGCGAACCGGAAAGAGCTAGCGAACCGTTCGGTCAAGGACGCGGCTCGTCGGAATCGCAATCACAATCGCAACCTCCCGGAGGATACGGTCATGGTCGTGGCCGTCCGATCCAATCTGATCCGATCTCTACTCCGTTTGTGAGACCAGATTCACATAGCGCTGGTGGCCGTGGAAGAGGTTCCCTTGGATCAGGCCCCGTTGTTTCCCCTTTCGCCCCTGAGCCTCCTCGCCATCCAGATCCTCCACAGCCGCATCAACCGCGTTTCGAACCGCAGCAACCGCGTTTTGCTCCTCCACAGCAGCAGCAACCGCGTTTTGAACAAGCCAAGGATGACTTTCAGGGAAGTCCTCCTTTTGCGAAGCTTGAGGCTACAAAGGATGCAACTTTGTCTCCACCACCGGAGTCTAACAACATATCCAATGCTTTAGGAAGTGGAGCAGGTCGAGGAACACCTTTTGTGCGATCTGCTCCTTCACCGCAGAATCAAGACAACCGCCACATTGGACGCCCTCAGCATCAGCAGCGTCAGAAGCGAGTTCAACCGACTAGAGATGAAGCTCCACGACCCCAACTGAGTCCGGAAGAGGCTGGAAGGAGAGCAAGGAGCCAGCTTTCCCGCGGAGAAgctgaaggaggaggaggaggaggaggaggcggtggTGTGAGAGGAAGAGGAGGTGGCAGGGGAAGAGGGAGAGGAGCGAGAGGGAGAGGCAGGGGAAGAGGTGGTGATGGGTGGAGAGATGATAAGAAAGATGAGGAAGCTGAACAGGAGGCTTTGAGTGTGTTCGTTGGAGACTCTGCTGATGGAGAGAAGTTTGCTAAGAAGATGGGAGATGAGATTATGGCAAAGTTAGCAGAAGGTTATGAGGATATATGTGAAAGGGCTTTGCCTTCTACTGCTCATGATGCCTTGGTGGATGCTTATGACACTAATCTCATG ATCGAGTGTGAGCCGGAATATTTGATGCCTGACTTTGGATCAAATCCTGACATTGATGAGAAGCCACCAATGTCGCTGCGTGAGTGTCTGGAGAAGGTAAAGCCTTTCATAGTGGCTTACGAGGGGATCAAGGATCAAGAAGAATGGGAG GAAGCAATTGGTGAAGCGATGTCGCAAGCTCCCAATATGAAAGAGATTGTTGATCACTACAGTGGTCCTGATA CAACAGCTAAGAAACAAAACGAGGAGCTCGATAGGATTGCTACAACACTTCCCCAAAGTGCACCTGATTCTGTGAAACGATTTGCAGATCGTGTTGCTCTTAGTCTTAAG AGTAATCCTGGTTGGGGATTTGACAAGAAATACCAGTTCATGGACAAGCTCGTCTTGGAGGTGTCACAGAACTACAAATAG
- the LOC108860599 gene encoding peptide methionine sulfoxide reductase B1, chloroplastic encodes MASSSCFTIQSSFVSAQTRLVSISKQSLSGFACHSLTKPRKLNLSVLRCCSMGSFNSSQKSDNVQEAAKSDFASISEGEWKKRLTPEQYYITRQKGTERAFTGEYWNTKTPGVYKCICCDTPLFDSSTKFDSGTGWPSYYQPIGNNVKSKLDLSIIFMPRQEVICAVCNAHLGHVFDDGPRPTGKDIASTVLL; translated from the exons ATGGCTTCTTCTAGTTGTTTCACCATACAATCAAGCTTTGTCTCAGCACAAACAAGGCTCGTTTCCATCTCCAAACAGTCTCTCTCTGGATTCGCTTGTCATTCTCTTACAAAACCCAGAAAATTGAATCTCTCTGTTCTTCGTTGTTGTTCCATGGGTTCCTTTAACTCTTCTCAGAAATCAGACAACGTCCAAG AAGCTGCAAAGAGTGACTTTGCTTCTATAAGTGAAGGTGAGTGGAAGAAACGGCTTACACCAGAACAGTATTACATCACTAGACAGAAGGGAACAGAGAGAGCTTTCACTGG GGAGTATTGGAACACAAAGACACCAGGAGTATACAAATGTATCTGTTGTGACACGCCACTGTTTGA CTCATCAACAAAGTTTGATAGTGGAACCGGGTGGCCATCTTATTACCAACCTATTGGAAACAATGTGAAGTCAAAGCTAGACCTCTCTATCATCTTCATGCCAAGACAGGAAGTTATCTGTGCTGTTTGTAATGCCCATCTTGGTCATGTCTTTGATGACGGTCCACGACCAACCGGAAAAGATATTGCCTCAACAG TGCTGCTCTGA
- the LOC130497775 gene encoding uncharacterized protein LOC130497775 has translation MKELVTLHKPIMLDGGNFGHWKARMRHVIRGIDEDAWTAVEDGWSPPTVMMEDKTLGPKPKDQWTDSEKSASKFNSKALTVIFSAVDLEQFKIIQGCESAKEAWDTLINHFEGNTSVRRTRIDHLASRFANLRMGDDEPIDGFISKISELASESSVLGKKYEEKDLVKKLLRCLPPRFEAYKAVLNIAVDTDEMKFDQLSGILKVHDLEKSDRQENTQKSIAFTANSKDDDRVSKIEDNLSLMAKNFNKFMRRVEKGGSRSNSRFQRNESDRGNTQSSRSDASKRKKELQCHECEGYGHFRNECPLTKRKELKCIECKGYGHTRSECPNNLKKDKSLLSFSDTDSDSESDDGELHLNFMALVAHEGVTSVSDKVEEVMEEEDDELNHDLETEYKTLFNQFTELSHENLQLIKDRAMLKAQVNILELEKPITQPAALSILKESDQEVLALKRAMTEQERSHKEFEAKFNQLSELFLQEKDKSKLLESQLAENLKKVKMLSTGTKSLDHLLTLGQCPSTSRGLGFHGSTSKSDQEGHQVVFVKEVSKEEKVAEPRPPQAQPALQNTGKYESNSRARRRGNGCHFCGKRGHHVNFCYFRRHQYERAWRLNLCFMEPSMYGHVWIAKRDLYPTYKDRVINRSHKELPESHTKPEMNLACNFTSISEKVNFVSHVAYTSADGGSQIDSPWYFDSGCSKHMTGSYEHLEKLQPIKGGKVTFGDGGQGKIRGVGVTDRPDLPRLINVYYVDGLKANLISVSQLCDEGLEVIFNSKECRAVDPQGNIVLCGIRSGNNCYMWKPTNVCCSATTSKLDLWHKKLGHMNINGLTRLVNAEVVRGVPDLESQTSTVCGACCQGKQVKVQHKRIPEIRSKQLLELVHMDLMGPITPESVAGKKYILVMVDDFSRYTWVDFLRNKSDAIDSFRILALQLKQKGGIMEIKSDHGGEFQNEQFDSFCQSQGIRHQYAAPRTP, from the coding sequence ATGAAGGAGCTTGTTACGTTACACAAGCCTATCATGCTAGACGGAGGCAACTTTGGACACTGGAAAGCACGAATGAGACATGTGATCAGAGGGATCGACGAGGATGCCTGGACTGCTGTTGAGGATGGGTGGTCTCCACCCACTGTGATGATGGAAGATAAGACCTTGGGTCCGAAACCTAAGGATCAGTGGACAGATTCAGAAAAATCAGCATCAAAATTCAACTCTAAGGCGTTAACTGTCATCTTCTCTGCTGTCGATTTGGAACAATTCAAAATTATTCAAGGATGTGAGTCGGCAAAAGAAGCTTGGGATACATTGATCAATCACTTTGAAGGAAACACAAGTGTACGACGAACCAGAATTGATCACTTAGCCTCAAGGTTTGCGAACttgcgcatgggagatgatgaaCCTATCGATGGGTTTATCTCTAAAATCAGTGAACTGGCTAGTGAATCTTCAGTCTTGGGCAAAAAGTATGAAGAAAAGGATCTGGTGAAGAAACTCCTGAGATGTTTACCTCCTCGGTTTGAAGCATACAAGGCGGTTCTCAATATAGCCGTTGACACTGATGAGATGAAGTTTGACCAACTCTCTGGTATCCTGAAGGTTCATGACCTTGAGAAATCTGACCGACAGGAGAACACTCAGAAGAGTATTGCCTTCACTGCTAATTCTAAAGATGATGACAGAGTCTCTAAAATTGAAGATAATCTGAGTTTAATGGCAAAGAACTTTAACAAGTTTATGAGACGAGTTGAAAAAGGTGGTAGCAGATCAAACAGTCGGTTTCAGAGGAATGAATCAGATCGTGGTAATACACAGTCATCAAGGTCAGATGCTTCAAAAAGGAAGAAGGAGCTTCAGTGTCATGAATGTGAAGGATATGGACACTTTCGGAATGAATGTCCACTCACTAAAAGGAAAGAACTCAAGTGCATAGAGTGCAAAGGATATGGTCACACTCGCAGTGAATGTCCAAATAACTTGAAGAAAGACAAGTCACTTTTGAGCTTCAGCGACACAGACTCGGATAGTGAGAGCGATGATGGGGAATTACATCTGAATTTTATGGCACTCGTAGCACATGAAGGTGTGACTTCAGTCTCTGACAAAGTGGAAGAAGTAATGGAGGAGGAAGACGACGAGCTCAATCATGATCTGGAAACAGAGTACAAGACACTGTTTAATCAGTTTACTGAGCTTAGCCATGAAAACCTTCAGCTCATAAAGGATAGAGCGATGTTGAAAGCACAAGTAAACATCCTGGAACTTGAGAAACCTATAACACAACCTGCTGCTCTTTCAATCTTAAAAGAATCTGATCAAGAAGTTCTGGCGTTAAAACGAGCCATGACTGAGCAGGAACGATCTCATAAGGAGTTTGAGGCTAAATTCAATCAGTTGAGCGAACTATTTCTTCAAGAAAAAGATAAGAGTAAGCTGTTGGAAAGTCAGTTGGCTGAAAACCTCAAAAAGGTCAAGATGCTATCAACCGGCACCAAGTCTTTAGACCATCTGCTGACTTTGGGACAATGCCCCAGCACAAGCCGAGGGCTTGGATTTCATGGATCTACCTCCAAGTCGGATCAAGAAGGACATCAAGTTGTGTTCGTAAAAGAAGTCTCCAAGGAGGAAAAGGTTGCTGAACCACGTCCTCCTCAAGCTCAGCCTGCTCTCCAGAACACTGGGAAATACGAGTCTAACTCTCGTGCAAGACGTCGTGGGAATGGATGTCACTTCTGTGGAAAACGAGGACATCATGTCAATTTCTGTTACTTTCGAAGACACCAATATGAGCGAGCCTGGAGGTTAAACTTGTGTTTCATGGAACCTTCTATGTATGGACACGTCTGGATTGCTAAAAGAGACTTATATCCAACCTACAAAGATCGCGTCATCAACAGGTCACACAAGGAACTTCCTGAGTCACACACCAAACCAGAGATGAATCTGGCATGTAACTTCACGAGTATATCAGAGAAAGTCAACTTTGTAAGTCACGTTGCATACACCAGTGCAGATGGGGGTTCTCAAATAGATTCTCCTTGGTACTTTGACAGTGGTTGCTCAAAACATATGACAGGAAGCTATGAACATCTTGAGAAACTTCAACCTATCAAGGGTGGAAAAGTGACTTTTGGTGATGGAGGACAAGGAAAGATACGAGGCGTAGGAGTAACTGATAGACCGGATCTACCTCGTCTTATAAATGTATACTATGTTGATGGCCTCAAAGCAAATCTTATCAGTGTAAGTCAACTATGTGATGAAGGTCTAGAAGTGATCTTTAATAGTAAGGAATGTCGTGCTGTGGATCCACAGGGGAACATCGTGCTGTGTGGAATTCGATCTGGTAATAACTGCTATATGTGGAAGCCTACAAACGTGTGCTGCTCAGCGACCACGTCTAAGCTTGATCTGTGGCATAAGAAACTAGGCCACATGAACATCAATGGACTGACCCGACTTGTTAATGCAGAAGTCGTCAGAGGAGTTCCAGACTTAGAGTCTCAGACAAGTACCGTATGTGGAGCGTGCTGTCAGGGAAAACAAGTTAAGGTGCAACACAAGCGAATCCCTGAGATTAGATCCAAGCAGTTGCTAGAGCTTGTTCACATGGATCTCATGGGTCCAATAACTCCTGAGAGCGTTGCAGGAAAAAAGTACATTCTGGTCATGGTAGATGACTTCTCAAGATATACATGGGTGGACTTTCTACGAAACAAGTCAGATGCCATTGATAGTTTCAGAATTCTTGCATTACAACTGAAGCAGAAAGGTGGAATCATGGAAATCAAGAGTGACCATGGTGGTGAGTTTCAGAACGAACAGTTCGATAGTTTCTGCCAAAGTCAAGGAATTCGACATCAATATGCAGCACCCAGAACTCCATAG